The Elaeis guineensis isolate ETL-2024a chromosome 3, EG11, whole genome shotgun sequence region ggagcaccatcgatcacagactattttagatggcggcgtaagcattacaatcttatttactttttaaatttttattttaaaaatcatgtacgttatctaattagtatattttcttgcaggagtccagacatcttcgtctacgatgatccgatgcagatttctggaggacagaggacatcccagatagagtgttagattatttacgatatctgggattttatggagtatatcggatcggtcgtatacagatggacgttggtcttattactgctatgcttgagagatggtgtccagagacacacacatttcatcttccatttggtgaggcgaccatcagtttacaggatgtcagcatccttactggactaccagttgatggagatccagttaccggagttgatcccacacttaccattccggagtggcaggctttgtgcttgcggttgttagggtttgagcccgacgcacatttttttgatcattcacgactcaggattgagtgtttggatgatcgttatcgtcattttcatattgcggatgatgcaccagaggagatggtgcagcagtatgttaggggtcaggtgctgcgattgttaggtggtgtcttgttacctgatacttcatcgaataagatgaagttgatgtttttgccattattagaggatttagatttcgctcgtcgactcagttggggcagtgcagtactagcttgtctataccgagctatgtgtTGGGGTttctatgctgatcagagcgagattggcggttatcttgtattattacaggtacgtgaattaaaatttttaatttttaatatttaattatattttacattcgatatattatttatttaatttttaaattttgcagatttgggtatgggagcgtatgccgactatcagtccattacgacgacagttgctcgagatgccatcagagcagcaggatcctgatgttccattcagactagacggaccattaggatacaggtatcgaaatattttttttttatttaaattttattattttaaatttatttaatattagtacattgtgaaacagatggaacgttgcattcaacgttcatcacgtatcgacaagagtggcacgggtttatagatgccagttggatacattagttgatacatctagacgggtaaattttgaattttttacaaatatcaatttacagtattcttaatctattataattttatattaattttttttattttaactatattatatcagtttttgtggaagccatatacagatgggatattggctatactgccgcagatgtgtacagttggacacgacatatggactgctagggtgccacttatttgttttgatgtggtagagtggcatcttcccgatcgtgtcctgcggcagtttggtcagactcagggcattccagagcagtttgataccagccagggacttcatcgtattgatcgacgagggagagctcgtatcgactggcgtatcagacatgcacagtacatcgatatttgggatgcacgtcgagatcacattgttcatggtgatcctattt contains the following coding sequences:
- the LOC140856341 gene encoding serine/threonine-protein phosphatase 7 long form homolog, with product MPTISPLRRQLLEMPSEQQDPDVPFRLDGPLGYRWNVAFNVHHVSTRVARVYRCQLDTLVDTSRRFLWKPYTDGILAILPQMCTVGHDIWTARVPLICFDVVEWHLPDRVLRQFGQTQGIPEQFDTSQGLHRIDRRGRARIDWRIRHAQYIDIWDARRDHIVHGDPILRGRSYTDDYMAWFFSITVRVIGQSQYAVSGYEDESSTVRLLNIRRENVMPAGRTSRGRALHSDGHGGPLRPDGGPQPPSLPAVGPVSIGCGSRAV